A genomic stretch from Telmatocola sphagniphila includes:
- a CDS encoding BON domain-containing protein, which yields MRNAEIDGGKVKVASNGTTVTLSGSVSSYSEKDHAGIVAWNASGVNSVLDEIAVT from the coding sequence GTGCGAAATGCAGAAATTGATGGCGGAAAGGTGAAAGTGGCTTCCAATGGTACCACTGTTACTCTTTCAGGAAGCGTTAGCTCTTATTCCGAAAAGGACCACGCCGGAATCGTCGCCTGGAATGCTTCCGGCGTAAATTCGGTACTCGACGAAATCGCAGTCACCTAA
- a CDS encoding response regulator, whose translation MDDLSDSAESMAEVLKFWGYETEVRYCGVSALAAVRDCQPAVIILDIGLSPMNGFEFALRFRESFDPVLTAMIAVSGHTSQEYKARCHKLGINHYLYKPANLNHLQESLGLFILEPLPVSIPIGQQLRIEQPPMNWRASDDLIGNDSNGLSIKCDACRYREHSHAGTVDLTGSTRKGRATFRASRGARRLIWKRSPVEGECSTLS comes from the coding sequence GTGGATGACCTGTCTGATTCAGCAGAGAGCATGGCCGAGGTTCTTAAATTTTGGGGGTATGAAACGGAAGTGCGCTATTGCGGAGTTTCGGCACTCGCAGCCGTGCGCGATTGCCAACCTGCAGTTATTATTCTCGATATCGGTTTATCTCCGATGAATGGGTTCGAGTTCGCTCTCCGATTCCGCGAGTCGTTCGATCCTGTGCTAACGGCCATGATCGCGGTTAGCGGACATACTTCGCAAGAATATAAGGCTCGCTGCCACAAGCTTGGGATTAACCATTATTTGTATAAACCAGCCAACCTGAATCACTTGCAGGAATCGCTCGGGCTCTTCATCTTGGAACCACTACCGGTAAGTATCCCGATCGGTCAGCAATTGAGGATCGAACAACCTCCCATGAATTGGCGAGCGTCGGATGACTTGATTGGAAACGACTCAAATGGACTTTCGATTAAATGCGATGCATGCCGATATCGAGAACATAGCCATGCCGGTACTGTAGACTTGACCGGATCAACTCGAAAAGGACGGGCCACATTTCGTGCATCTCGCGGAGCCCGCAGGCTAATTTGGAAAAGGAGTCCAGTGGAGGGCGAATGTTCAACACTCAGTTAG
- a CDS encoding DUF2934 domain-containing protein: protein MSNQKTLHHHTVKSISAKNNKTSAESFASAKQQINGEEQSNLIQIRAYGLWEAGGRPAGEEAKDRFWNEAEKEIIASHTTHE from the coding sequence ATGTCTAATCAAAAAACACTCCACCATCACACCGTTAAATCGATCAGCGCTAAGAATAACAAAACTTCTGCTGAATCGTTCGCGTCAGCCAAGCAACAGATCAACGGCGAAGAACAATCCAATTTGATTCAGATCCGCGCCTATGGCTTGTGGGAAGCGGGCGGCAGGCCAGCTGGAGAGGAAGCGAAAGATCGATTTTGGAACGAAGCAGAAAAAGAAATCATCGCATCCCACACAACCCACGAATAA
- a CDS encoding transposase, translating to MNAACARQIFCERLPHAFASHARTTDRLKALQKQTGLALGGRPGTRLKEKLFVPISKDTLLRRAKDKVDSLATPRVLEVDDFAFRSGQNYGTILVDLETHRVLDLLPNREAKTLACWLKAHPEVEIVSRDRATAYDGGEECRDQYPSRIQPADRPRDSGTREHNR from the coding sequence ATGAATGCCGCTTGCGCCAGGCAAATCTTCTGTGAACGGCTACCTCATGCATTTGCTTCCCATGCTCGAACAACGGATCGATTAAAAGCTCTCCAGAAACAGACCGGTTTGGCATTAGGCGGCCGGCCGGGTACTCGACTCAAGGAGAAGTTATTCGTCCCGATCAGCAAAGACACCCTTTTACGTCGAGCCAAAGATAAAGTCGACTCTTTAGCCACTCCCCGTGTTCTCGAGGTGGACGATTTCGCTTTTCGAAGCGGGCAAAACTATGGCACCATCCTGGTGGATTTAGAAACGCATCGCGTCCTAGACTTACTACCCAATCGAGAGGCTAAAACCCTGGCGTGTTGGTTGAAGGCCCATCCTGAAGTAGAAATTGTCAGCCGAGATCGAGCCACGGCTTACGACGGTGGCGAAGAATGCCGAGACCAATATCCATCCCGCATTCAGCCCGCTGATCGCCCGCGAGATTCCGGTACCCGTGAGCATAATCGTTAG
- a CDS encoding CocE/NonD family hydrolase — protein MKRFLLLILLLGLLPAASFAQMRPSATISDEERLNREFFLSHYTKYEFRIPMRDGKKLFTAVYAPKDISKTYPMLLMRTPYSVGPYGVDQLTPPRVPAGFLKEGYIFVAQDVRGRWMSEGEFVNMRPYIVDKKGQQFDETSDTYDTIDWLVKNVPNNNGKVGQWGISYPGFYTVCGMIDAHPALKASSPQAPVTDWFVGDDFHHNGALFLPHCFNFLSNFGKPRPEPTKKYGYLPFDHGTPDGYDFFLKMGPLYNADANYMKGQVAFWNEMMIHGTYDEFWKSRNIRQHTKNIKPAVMTVGGWYDAENLFGAIHTFRQVEKTATAPNTLVMGPWVHGGWSRGDGDSLGPVRFNAKTGVYFQEKVQLPFFEYHLKGKGDWKAPKAIVFETGTNQWRNLDSWPPKEAKETVLYLGESAGLSTEKPVAAGFDEFVSDPAKPVPYIEKTSVGMEKEYMIADQRFASRRTDVLTYQTDVFDKDYVIAGPIEVKLFVSTTGSDADWVVKIIDVYPEDYPDLDPNPREIRMGGYQQLIRGDVFRGKFRNSYEKPEPFEPGKMSEVRISLADIYHSIRPGHRLMIQVQSSWFPLVDRNPQVFCDIYSAKEGDFKKQTHRVYHGAEGASQIKMTVLPR, from the coding sequence ATGAAGCGATTTTTATTATTGATTCTTTTGCTGGGTCTGCTTCCCGCCGCCTCATTTGCACAAATGCGGCCGTCGGCAACGATTTCCGATGAGGAAAGACTCAATCGGGAGTTCTTCCTCTCCCATTACACCAAGTACGAATTTCGCATACCCATGCGAGACGGCAAAAAGCTCTTCACGGCGGTCTATGCTCCGAAGGATATCTCCAAAACTTATCCGATGCTCCTGATGCGAACGCCCTACAGCGTTGGGCCTTACGGGGTGGATCAGCTGACGCCGCCGCGCGTTCCGGCCGGCTTCCTGAAAGAAGGTTACATCTTCGTGGCTCAGGATGTCCGCGGTCGCTGGATGTCGGAGGGGGAGTTCGTCAACATGCGGCCCTACATTGTGGACAAAAAGGGGCAGCAGTTTGACGAAACTTCGGATACCTACGATACGATCGATTGGCTGGTCAAGAATGTGCCGAATAACAACGGTAAAGTAGGCCAATGGGGGATTTCCTACCCCGGGTTCTATACCGTCTGCGGCATGATCGATGCTCATCCCGCGCTGAAAGCCTCTTCGCCGCAGGCTCCGGTCACCGACTGGTTCGTGGGCGATGATTTTCACCACAATGGAGCTTTGTTTTTGCCGCATTGCTTCAACTTCCTGTCCAATTTCGGCAAGCCGCGCCCCGAGCCGACCAAAAAATATGGGTATCTGCCGTTCGATCATGGTACGCCGGACGGCTACGATTTCTTCCTCAAGATGGGGCCGTTATACAACGCCGATGCGAATTACATGAAAGGGCAGGTGGCGTTCTGGAATGAAATGATGATTCATGGCACTTACGACGAGTTCTGGAAATCTCGAAATATCCGCCAGCATACCAAAAACATCAAACCGGCCGTGATGACGGTCGGCGGCTGGTACGATGCGGAAAATCTTTTCGGGGCTATCCATACCTTCCGCCAGGTGGAAAAGACCGCGACGGCTCCCAATACTCTCGTGATGGGGCCGTGGGTGCACGGCGGTTGGTCGCGCGGCGATGGGGACTCGCTGGGACCCGTTCGCTTTAACGCCAAAACGGGAGTCTACTTCCAGGAAAAAGTGCAATTACCCTTCTTCGAATATCACCTTAAGGGCAAGGGAGATTGGAAGGCACCCAAGGCCATCGTTTTTGAAACCGGCACCAATCAGTGGCGTAATCTCGACTCGTGGCCGCCCAAGGAAGCCAAGGAAACCGTGCTATACCTAGGTGAATCTGCCGGGTTGAGTACGGAAAAGCCGGTCGCCGCAGGATTCGACGAATTTGTCAGCGACCCAGCCAAACCGGTTCCCTACATCGAAAAGACGTCAGTGGGGATGGAAAAAGAATATATGATCGCCGATCAGCGGTTTGCCTCTCGCCGGACGGATGTGCTGACGTATCAAACGGATGTATTTGATAAGGATTATGTGATCGCTGGACCCATTGAAGTGAAATTATTTGTTTCGACGACGGGCAGCGACGCCGACTGGGTGGTGAAGATCATCGATGTATATCCCGAGGATTACCCCGATCTCGATCCGAATCCGCGAGAGATCCGCATGGGCGGCTATCAGCAGTTGATTCGGGGGGATGTCTTCCGGGGCAAGTTCCGCAACAGTTACGAAAAGCCGGAGCCTTTCGAACCGGGCAAGATGTCAGAAGTTCGCATTTCCCTCGCGGATATCTATCACTCGATTCGGCCAGGCCATCGGCTGATGATTCAGGTGCAAAGTAGCTGGTTCCCGCTGGTGGATCGCAATCCACAGGTCTTCTGCGATATCTACAGCGCCAAGGAAGGGGACTTCAAGAAGCAGACGCATCGGGTCTATCACGGAGCGGAAGGGGCTTCGCAAATTAAGATGACTGTACTGCCGAGATAG
- a CDS encoding TolC family protein: MRRLIAYVLALLISSGCSRGYYRQSADVETQQIIRDRNVPIGDTELLRPAESRLHDPNSVEFPPKPPDDDQAAVYMLLANGMKGSSHWYKWGMSDEIEWNGWLSTLPHDDKGVVKIDQDKAVDLALKNSREYQSAVEQVYLTGLALTLNRFEFALRWFSDPSTNYTHAGSGGIPYETNTFTQYQNLGVAKDFAAGGQLVIDFLNTLMVQFTGYTPSFSSNISISFIQPLLRNAGRMIRMESLTQAERDTLYAARDFARYRKQFWADIHTNTYLNLLLQKQGIRNLEANFKSQELNLRFSQELFNGGKASVVQVDQSFVRFLTARQQIVDAQALYDSSLDSFKIQMGLPPSLTIDLDDSILNMFLLTSPDLDILQEQAEKFQQARFSELNEVPSLVSLKKSYEDLAVLLKRTTPFVDLIDKELTDWGLQLRTSPKSEKEYQQKLLDTFAEFKALFPDIRKDLAKLDEDLKQETPALKEVARKEAWERSLILIRRLMASLDQLSNIQTRVRIYRIELPSFKETEANAVAFAKANRLDFMNLKGRVTDNWRKVQVAANALKGEVNIVSNVNLATDPNHNNPLNFAASASTFSFGLQFDAPLNRQAERNAFRTSLINYQVARRNYMALSDTIEQTIRADLRNLEAQRQSFEIGRQQVVAAARQVEGARQDIIAGSRQAAASGNAATLNILNALQDLLDARNRLASSFFNYEQLRIKILLDMESLQLDERGFYSDELTRTPGSSPNLDRTRTPAEQIFGGPNSP; this comes from the coding sequence ATGCGCCGGTTGATTGCCTACGTACTGGCGTTACTTATTTCGTCGGGCTGTTCGCGCGGCTACTATCGACAGTCGGCCGATGTCGAAACGCAGCAAATCATTCGAGATCGCAATGTCCCGATCGGCGATACCGAACTCCTCCGCCCAGCGGAATCGCGACTACACGACCCCAATTCGGTCGAATTTCCTCCTAAACCGCCGGACGACGACCAGGCTGCCGTTTACATGCTGCTGGCCAATGGGATGAAGGGATCTTCCCACTGGTACAAGTGGGGCATGAGCGATGAGATTGAATGGAACGGCTGGCTCAGCACATTGCCGCATGACGACAAAGGGGTCGTGAAAATCGATCAGGACAAAGCAGTCGATCTGGCTTTGAAAAATAGTCGCGAATATCAGTCCGCCGTGGAACAAGTCTATCTGACAGGTCTGGCTTTGACTTTGAATCGCTTCGAATTCGCCTTGAGGTGGTTCAGCGACCCCAGCACGAACTACACGCACGCCGGTTCGGGCGGGATACCTTACGAAACGAATACATTCACCCAGTACCAAAATCTCGGGGTGGCCAAGGATTTCGCGGCTGGCGGTCAATTGGTGATCGATTTTCTCAATACTCTGATGGTGCAATTCACTGGATATACCCCCAGTTTCAGTTCGAACATCAGCATCAGTTTTATTCAGCCGTTACTTCGAAATGCCGGTCGCATGATTCGCATGGAGAGCCTGACCCAGGCCGAGCGCGATACTCTCTATGCTGCCCGGGATTTTGCAAGGTACCGCAAACAATTCTGGGCCGATATTCACACGAATACCTATCTGAATCTGCTTTTGCAGAAACAGGGCATCCGTAACCTGGAAGCGAACTTCAAGAGTCAGGAGTTGAACCTGCGCTTCAGCCAGGAATTGTTTAATGGGGGCAAAGCGTCGGTCGTTCAAGTCGATCAGAGTTTCGTACGCTTTCTGACCGCGCGACAGCAAATTGTCGATGCCCAGGCCCTTTACGACAGTTCGCTCGATTCCTTCAAAATTCAGATGGGATTGCCGCCCTCCCTGACGATCGACCTCGACGATAGCATTTTGAACATGTTTTTACTAACGTCGCCCGACCTGGATATCTTACAGGAACAGGCAGAGAAATTTCAGCAAGCTCGCTTCAGCGAATTGAATGAAGTTCCCAGCTTGGTATCGCTGAAGAAGAGTTATGAAGATTTGGCGGTTTTGTTGAAACGGACAACCCCCTTCGTCGATCTTATAGATAAGGAGCTTACGGACTGGGGGCTTCAATTGCGCACCTCACCCAAGTCCGAAAAAGAATACCAGCAAAAGCTGCTCGATACGTTCGCGGAATTCAAAGCTTTATTTCCCGATATCCGTAAAGACCTGGCGAAGCTGGACGAAGACCTGAAGCAAGAAACACCGGCATTGAAAGAAGTGGCCCGCAAAGAGGCCTGGGAACGCAGCCTGATTTTGATTCGTCGCTTGATGGCCTCATTGGACCAGCTATCGAACATCCAGACTCGAGTTCGAATCTATAGAATCGAATTGCCCTCGTTCAAGGAAACCGAAGCGAATGCCGTTGCGTTTGCCAAGGCAAATCGATTAGACTTTATGAATTTGAAAGGTCGGGTCACCGATAATTGGCGCAAGGTTCAGGTCGCTGCAAATGCCTTAAAAGGAGAAGTGAATATTGTCTCCAACGTTAATCTTGCAACCGATCCGAATCACAATAATCCTTTGAATTTTGCGGCCTCCGCCAGTACCTTCAGCTTCGGCTTGCAGTTCGATGCGCCGTTAAATCGTCAGGCGGAACGAAATGCGTTCCGGACCAGTTTGATCAATTATCAGGTCGCGCGTCGAAATTACATGGCCCTGAGTGACACGATCGAACAAACGATTCGCGCGGATTTGAGAAATCTGGAAGCCCAACGTCAAAGTTTTGAGATCGGGCGGCAGCAGGTCGTGGCCGCGGCCCGACAGGTGGAAGGGGCTCGACAGGATATTATCGCCGGCTCGCGGCAGGCGGCTGCCAGCGGCAATGCGGCAACGTTGAATATCTTGAATGCATTACAGGATTTGCTGGATGCCCGGAACCGGCTGGCCAGCAGTTTTTTCAATTACGAACAATTGAGGATCAAGATCCTGCTGGACATGGAAAGTTTGCAACTGGATGAACGAGGATTTTACTCCGATGAACTCACCCGTACGCCTGGCAGCAGCCCAAATCTCGACCGAACTCGAACCCCAGCCGAGCAAATCTTCGGCGGGCCCAACAGCCCTTAA
- a CDS encoding putative signal transducing protein, whose protein sequence is MASAANSFLAQIWQQALEHEGIRCKVFGDYLDAGLGDISGISAEVWVEPANLVRAQKILEKREGNSEETTLEISRRNRL, encoded by the coding sequence ATGGCATCTGCTGCGAATTCGTTTCTAGCCCAGATCTGGCAGCAAGCCCTGGAGCACGAAGGCATTCGCTGCAAAGTGTTCGGCGACTACTTGGACGCCGGACTCGGGGACATATCGGGAATATCGGCTGAAGTTTGGGTTGAACCAGCCAACCTCGTTCGAGCACAGAAGATCCTTGAAAAACGTGAAGGCAATTCCGAAGAGACGACTTTGGAAATCTCCAGGAGGAATAGATTGTGA
- a CDS encoding efflux RND transporter periplasmic adaptor subunit, translated as MNSPVRLAAAQISTELEPQPSKSSAGPTALKSLSSKVDYRRKKSNSTFYLRLIAFLVVVGGFAWIGRDYLSPKARKSEIIIAKVLRAQLPIVVTDRGELESAENIIGRCEVEGERVKIVKIVPEGSLVKKGQPVVWLDSEPFQKDFAKQEILWKQAEGKAKAAKGDLEVSINKGETDIDAKDLAWKLAKLDLHKYVEGDLKVEVDDKNGAIELSRKELREAEDNLIHIRVMVAKGLKQMDELRQTELQVQSKKFSLSSNENKLMVLEKFDKERKVTELQAKARDAERDLERTKKSSAASIEKAKSDLEASESTMKLEKATLDRIEEQLKKTVMNAPGDGIMVYFRTPWGDDTRIQAGAQLFPQQQIFTLPDLTKMQVKMKVHESVVKKIKPGLSASITIDAIPNVILEGKVKTVATLAQSQGWRNASVKEYDTIIEIPKLPENIGLKPGMSSEVKISIQTLKDVLIVPVQSVSERDSKHYAFVMHGQDIEQREVKVGESNEKHIQILEGLSENETVTQDARIRLTEVIKKAEDEKKNVGGSNSPLEKKDETPKKEEAPKAETPPVEAPKTPAATPAPVAAPASK; from the coding sequence ATGAACTCACCCGTACGCCTGGCAGCAGCCCAAATCTCGACCGAACTCGAACCCCAGCCGAGCAAATCTTCGGCGGGCCCAACAGCCCTTAAAAGCCTGAGCTCTAAAGTCGACTACCGCCGGAAGAAAAGTAATTCGACTTTCTACCTTCGACTTATCGCATTCCTGGTCGTTGTCGGGGGCTTCGCCTGGATCGGCCGGGACTATCTCAGCCCGAAAGCCCGTAAATCGGAAATCATCATCGCCAAAGTTCTGCGGGCGCAGCTTCCCATTGTCGTTACCGATCGCGGAGAGTTGGAGAGCGCGGAAAACATCATCGGCCGCTGCGAGGTCGAAGGGGAACGCGTCAAGATTGTGAAAATTGTCCCCGAAGGTTCCCTGGTCAAAAAAGGACAGCCGGTCGTCTGGCTCGATAGTGAACCATTCCAGAAAGATTTCGCCAAACAGGAAATTCTCTGGAAGCAGGCCGAAGGCAAAGCGAAAGCGGCCAAGGGTGACCTGGAGGTGTCAATCAACAAAGGCGAAACCGACATTGATGCCAAGGATCTGGCCTGGAAGCTGGCGAAACTCGATCTGCATAAGTATGTGGAGGGGGATCTCAAGGTTGAAGTCGATGACAAAAATGGAGCCATCGAACTTTCGCGGAAGGAGCTACGCGAAGCCGAGGATAATCTGATTCACATTCGCGTCATGGTGGCGAAAGGCTTGAAGCAGATGGACGAATTGCGGCAGACCGAACTGCAAGTTCAAAGTAAGAAATTTTCGCTTTCAAGTAACGAAAACAAGTTAATGGTACTCGAGAAGTTCGATAAGGAGCGCAAAGTTACTGAGCTTCAGGCCAAAGCCCGCGATGCCGAGCGCGACTTGGAGAGAACTAAAAAGAGTTCCGCCGCCAGCATCGAAAAAGCCAAGAGCGATTTGGAAGCGTCCGAAAGCACAATGAAGCTCGAAAAGGCGACGCTGGACCGCATTGAGGAACAGTTGAAAAAGACCGTGATGAACGCCCCGGGCGATGGGATTATGGTCTATTTTCGAACTCCCTGGGGGGACGATACGCGCATTCAAGCGGGGGCGCAGCTATTCCCGCAGCAACAGATATTCACGCTCCCCGATCTGACGAAGATGCAGGTTAAAATGAAGGTGCACGAATCGGTCGTGAAGAAAATAAAACCGGGGTTATCGGCTTCCATAACCATTGATGCCATACCGAATGTGATACTGGAAGGGAAAGTCAAAACGGTCGCGACTTTGGCTCAAAGTCAGGGTTGGCGTAATGCCAGCGTGAAAGAGTACGATACCATCATCGAAATTCCGAAACTGCCCGAGAATATTGGACTGAAACCGGGCATGTCCTCAGAAGTCAAAATCTCCATTCAGACTTTGAAAGATGTGCTGATCGTACCGGTGCAGTCGGTTTCCGAGCGAGACTCCAAACATTACGCCTTTGTAATGCATGGCCAGGATATTGAGCAGCGCGAAGTCAAAGTGGGAGAGAGCAACGAGAAGCATATCCAGATTTTGGAGGGCCTGTCGGAGAATGAAACGGTCACGCAGGATGCCCGCATCCGTTTAACGGAAGTGATCAAGAAAGCCGAGGACGAGAAGAAGAATGTCGGAGGCTCGAATTCACCTCTCGAGAAGAAGGACGAGACACCCAAAAAGGAAGAGGCTCCCAAGGCCGAAACGCCTCCGGTAGAGGCTCCGAAAACGCCGGCCGCAACTCCCGCTCCTGTGGCGGCCCCGGCCTCCAAATAA
- a CDS encoding NAD(P)-dependent alcohol dehydrogenase, which yields MAENSKSTLVRRDLLGSVIKASVGIALADPLLNSGIALAEPIEAPKGTEASGYAASAAKSPLVPFDFYRRSVGPTDVRIEILFCGVCHSDIHTARNEWGGTVYPCVPGHEIVGKVTEVGEKITKFKIGDTVAVGCLVNSCQHCLSCEEGLEQFCENGATFTYNSPDKGTGKTTYGGYSNAVVVTEKFVVKIPSKLDPKGAAPLVCAGITTYSPMWHWKVKPGQKVGIVGIGGLGHVAVKIAKALGANVFAITTSPGKVLDARRLGADGAILSLDAKIMKAHENTFDFILNTIPQSHDLNPYISLLKRDRTLVVVGALEKKSSELIASSLIHKRTSVAGSLIGGLAETQEVVDFCEKHGILADTEVIPIQKINEAYDRVVKKDVRYRFVIDMSSLKT from the coding sequence ATGGCAGAGAATTCGAAAAGTACTCTCGTACGGCGTGACCTGCTCGGTTCCGTAATCAAGGCGAGTGTCGGCATCGCTCTGGCAGATCCGCTTCTGAATAGCGGAATTGCCTTAGCTGAGCCCATAGAGGCTCCTAAGGGCACCGAGGCTTCCGGCTACGCAGCGAGCGCGGCGAAATCACCGCTCGTTCCCTTTGATTTTTACCGAAGGAGCGTGGGTCCGACGGATGTTCGGATCGAAATACTCTTTTGCGGTGTCTGCCACTCCGATATTCATACGGCTCGGAATGAATGGGGCGGTACAGTCTATCCTTGCGTTCCAGGTCACGAGATCGTCGGCAAAGTAACCGAAGTCGGTGAAAAGATCACAAAGTTCAAAATCGGCGACACCGTAGCAGTAGGGTGTCTCGTCAATTCGTGCCAACATTGCTTGAGTTGTGAAGAAGGCCTCGAGCAATTCTGTGAGAACGGAGCGACCTTCACGTACAACAGTCCCGACAAGGGGACTGGCAAAACCACTTACGGAGGGTATTCAAACGCCGTTGTGGTAACGGAGAAATTCGTCGTCAAGATACCCTCGAAATTGGACCCGAAAGGCGCAGCACCCTTGGTTTGTGCCGGGATCACCACCTATTCCCCAATGTGGCATTGGAAAGTAAAGCCGGGTCAAAAAGTAGGAATCGTTGGAATTGGCGGACTCGGCCACGTAGCAGTAAAGATCGCTAAAGCGCTGGGGGCTAACGTTTTCGCCATCACCACTTCTCCGGGCAAAGTTCTCGACGCACGACGGCTCGGAGCCGATGGTGCCATTCTCTCCCTCGATGCGAAAATAATGAAAGCCCACGAGAATACGTTCGATTTCATTCTCAACACCATTCCGCAATCTCACGATCTGAACCCTTACATTTCTCTGTTAAAGCGAGACCGAACTTTGGTCGTCGTGGGTGCACTAGAAAAGAAATCATCGGAACTAATTGCTAGTTCGTTGATCCACAAACGAACTTCGGTCGCCGGATCGCTTATCGGTGGCTTGGCCGAAACCCAAGAAGTCGTGGATTTCTGTGAGAAGCATGGAATCCTTGCGGACACGGAAGTGATTCCCATCCAAAAGATTAACGAAGCATACGATCGAGTAGTCAAAAAGGACGTTCGATATCGTTTTGTCATCGATATGTCTTCGCTCAAAACTTAA
- a CDS encoding class I fructose-bisphosphate aldolase: MSAKIVTPLDTSPPTEQAVVTKPVVVHTHAAVTQVIVVGHSALFYWWPLWVAGYLMALLTWSNHDQAQIGSKSEWFYRGRNLGVIYTLLLLILVTSTKIKGMKAALMIAGMAFMVLLFVHPEWWEVLPGWFGHQSISLSLGFYLFSSTMLFLVWSISVFFIDRLGLWRFRSGQVTHEFLGGIVNNTHDTENMTMSLIILKPNMTLPGSTCPKQETICEVVDATVKRLLRTVPAAIPGVAFLSGGQSAELASARLNAMNVRFRSRMPWTLAFSLARAIQQPALEIRCGESANVLAAQKTLYHRARCNRSARSKRIYCRDGEVLIGARKAYWRLGRRQCFFSSERDCGFPSNDDIDRCRSS; encoded by the coding sequence GTGTCCGCAAAAATCGTAACACCTCTCGACACTTCACCACCAACCGAACAAGCAGTCGTGACTAAACCTGTCGTGGTCCATACTCATGCGGCCGTCACCCAGGTCATCGTGGTCGGTCATTCCGCACTGTTCTATTGGTGGCCTCTTTGGGTGGCCGGATACTTAATGGCTCTGCTCACCTGGTCGAATCACGATCAGGCTCAAATAGGCAGCAAATCGGAATGGTTTTACCGCGGCCGCAATCTCGGTGTGATTTACACTCTTCTTCTTCTGATCCTGGTCACCAGCACCAAAATCAAGGGCATGAAGGCGGCTCTGATGATTGCGGGCATGGCTTTCATGGTTTTGTTGTTCGTACATCCGGAATGGTGGGAAGTCCTACCAGGTTGGTTTGGGCATCAATCTATTTCTCTTAGTCTCGGTTTTTACTTATTCTCCTCGACTATGCTTTTTTTGGTTTGGTCGATTAGTGTATTTTTCATCGATCGTCTGGGCTTATGGCGATTTCGATCGGGGCAAGTTACACACGAGTTTCTAGGGGGAATCGTGAATAACACTCACGATACCGAGAATATGACGATGTCGCTAATCATTCTGAAGCCTAATATGACCCTTCCGGGATCAACTTGCCCCAAGCAAGAAACAATTTGCGAGGTAGTTGACGCTACGGTGAAGCGTCTCTTACGAACCGTCCCGGCTGCCATTCCGGGAGTTGCATTCTTATCGGGCGGACAATCAGCCGAATTAGCCTCAGCCCGGTTGAATGCGATGAATGTTAGATTCAGGTCGCGAATGCCTTGGACGTTAGCTTTTTCGTTGGCCCGTGCTATTCAACAACCTGCTTTAGAGATTCGGTGTGGCGAATCCGCAAACGTTTTAGCGGCTCAGAAAACCCTGTATCATCGTGCCAGGTGTAATCGCTCTGCCCGTTCGAAGAGAATATATTGCCGCGATGGAGAGGTCTTGATCGGAGCACGGAAAGCCTACTGGCGTTTGGGTCGTCGGCAGTGTTTCTTCAGCTCAGAAAGAGATTGTGGATTTCCGAGTAATGACGATATAGATCGCTGTCGATCATCATAA